A portion of the Phoenix dactylifera cultivar Barhee BC4 unplaced genomic scaffold, palm_55x_up_171113_PBpolish2nd_filt_p 002159F, whole genome shotgun sequence genome contains these proteins:
- the LOC103723468 gene encoding ubiquitin-like-specific protease ESD4 isoform X2: protein MGALTDTRKRRFVDHHRLPFSPHPLSDSSLSSPPPLSKKPKLSSPPPAPQRVPEAPPPPPDAARPPTLRRFPPVAPLSRPVHGPQRILRAFGLGAAGSVQPRSLDLVLGREPDIEMGGLVSRYLQAKKAASLSSSRQRREKGEVSFGHGRVQGLEDDGSHEGLGLEQYKKLVSSVKEGHPVVSDSRLAEELVKLGSRQSPPAVSDLTAVVQRAEELSDSPAMNRKVEDASVVELESTPAREEKVWVKKSPLYKELYEDSVRKHDSKLSSLEFEVKLAEKKISSFRLAHEALKKKPKEDLDEPFVPLTDEEEEDVYLALHGRNSREVLVIHEPSNIEITREILQCLSCGAWLNDEVINLYLELLKERERREPKKFLKCHFFNTFFFKKIFVPIHKEIHWCLAIINVKDKKFQYLDSLGGMDMTVLRVLARYFMDEVKDKSGKELSTQSWKQEAVDNLPLQKNGWDCGMFMLKYADFYSRGLDLCFGQEHMAYFRKRTAKEILRLRAE from the exons ATGGGCGCCCTGACGGACACCCGCAAGCGCCGCTTCGTTGACCACCACCGcctccccttctccccccacccCCTCTCCGATTCCTCCTTATCTTCCCCTCCCCCGCTTTCCAAGAAACCCAAGCTTTCGTCCCCGCCGCCTGCCCCCCAGCGCGTCCCTGaagcaccgccgccgccgcctgacGCCGCCCGTCCCCCCACCCTCCGCCGCTTCCCCCCCGTCGCCCCCCTCAGCCGCCCCGTCCACGGCCCCCAGCGGATCCTCAGGGCCTTCGGCCTCGGCGCGGCCGGGTCGGTTCAACCCCGCTCGCTGGATCTCGTTCTAGGGAGAGAACCGGATATCGAGATGGGGGGTCTCGTGTCGCGGTACCTCCAGGCGAAGAAAGCTGCGTCTTTGTCTTCTTCAAGGCAgcggcgggagaagggggaggtgtCGTTTGGTCATGGTAGGGTTCAGGGATTGGAGGACGATGGAAGTCATGAAGGGTTGGGATTGGAGCAGTACAAGAAGTTGGTGAGTAGCGTGAAGGAGGGGCATCCGGTGGTATCGGATTCACGGTTGGCGGAGGAGTTGGTCAAGTTAGGGTCCCGGCAGTCACCACCGGCGGTGTCGGATCTGACAGCCGTGGTGCAGAGGGCTGAGGAGCTATCTGATTCGCCTGCCATGAACCGGAAGGTGGAGGATGCGAGTGTTGTGGAGCTGGAGTCCACGCCGGCGAGGGAGGAGAAGGTGTGGGTCAAGAAGAGCCCACTGTACAAGGAGCTGTATGAGGATTCTGTAAGGAAGCATGATTCGAAATTGAGTAGCTTGGAATTTGAAGTGAAGTTGGCCGAGAAGAAGATATCTTCCTTCCGCTTGGCTCATGAGGCGCTGAAAAAGAAACCCAAGGAG GACTTGGATGAACCTTTTGTCCCTCttacagatgaagaagaggaggacgTATACCTTGCTCTGCATGGTAGAAACAG TCGTGAAGTCCTTGTCATCCATGAACCTTCTAACATTGAAATAACAAGAGAGATCCTGCAGTGCTTGAGTTGTGGTGCTTGGCTAAATGATGAG GTCATAAATCTGTACCTTGAACTattgaaggagagagaaagaagggaacCAAAGAAGTTTTTGAAATGTCATTTCTTTAACACATTTTTCTTTAAGAAG ATTTTTGTTCCAATACACAAAGAGATACACTGGTGTTTAGCAATTATCAATGTAAAGGATAAGAAGTTTCAGTATCTTGATTCACTTGGTGGAATGGACATGACGGTGTTGAGAGTATTG GCGAGATATTTCATGGATGAAGTTAAGGACAAGAGTGGCAAAGAGTTGAGCACACAGTCTTGGAAGCAAGAAGCAGTTGATAACCTTCCTCTCCAGAAGAATGG GTGGGACTGCGGGATGTTCATGCTAAAGTATGCAGACTTTTACAGTAGAGGTTTGGACCTCTGTTTTGGACAG GAACACATGGCATATTTCAGGAAGAGGACAGCCAAGGAGATTCTGAGGCTGAGAGCTGAATGA
- the LOC103723468 gene encoding ubiquitin-like-specific protease ESD4 isoform X1 — translation MGALTDTRKRRFVDHHRLPFSPHPLSDSSLSSPPPLSKKPKLSSPPPAPQRVPEAPPPPPDAARPPTLRRFPPVAPLSRPVHGPQRILRAFGLGAAGSVQPRSLDLVLGREPDIEMGGLVSRYLQAKKAASLSSSRQRREKGEVSFGHGRVQGLEDDGSHEGLGLEQYKKLVSSVKEGHPVVSDSRLAEELVKLGSRQSPPAVSDLTAVVQRAEELSDSPAMNRKVEDASVVELESTPAREEKVWVKKSPLYKELYEDSVRKHDSKLSSLEFEVKLAEKKISSFRLAHEALKKKPKEDLDEPFVPLTDEEEEDVYLALHGRNSREVLVIHEPSNIEITREILQCLSCGAWLNDEVINLYLELLKERERREPKKFLKCHFFNTFFFKKLISGRNGYEFKAVKRWTTQRKIGYGLIECDKIFVPIHKEIHWCLAIINVKDKKFQYLDSLGGMDMTVLRVLARYFMDEVKDKSGKELSTQSWKQEAVDNLPLQKNGWDCGMFMLKYADFYSRGLDLCFGQEHMAYFRKRTAKEILRLRAE, via the exons ATGGGCGCCCTGACGGACACCCGCAAGCGCCGCTTCGTTGACCACCACCGcctccccttctccccccacccCCTCTCCGATTCCTCCTTATCTTCCCCTCCCCCGCTTTCCAAGAAACCCAAGCTTTCGTCCCCGCCGCCTGCCCCCCAGCGCGTCCCTGaagcaccgccgccgccgcctgacGCCGCCCGTCCCCCCACCCTCCGCCGCTTCCCCCCCGTCGCCCCCCTCAGCCGCCCCGTCCACGGCCCCCAGCGGATCCTCAGGGCCTTCGGCCTCGGCGCGGCCGGGTCGGTTCAACCCCGCTCGCTGGATCTCGTTCTAGGGAGAGAACCGGATATCGAGATGGGGGGTCTCGTGTCGCGGTACCTCCAGGCGAAGAAAGCTGCGTCTTTGTCTTCTTCAAGGCAgcggcgggagaagggggaggtgtCGTTTGGTCATGGTAGGGTTCAGGGATTGGAGGACGATGGAAGTCATGAAGGGTTGGGATTGGAGCAGTACAAGAAGTTGGTGAGTAGCGTGAAGGAGGGGCATCCGGTGGTATCGGATTCACGGTTGGCGGAGGAGTTGGTCAAGTTAGGGTCCCGGCAGTCACCACCGGCGGTGTCGGATCTGACAGCCGTGGTGCAGAGGGCTGAGGAGCTATCTGATTCGCCTGCCATGAACCGGAAGGTGGAGGATGCGAGTGTTGTGGAGCTGGAGTCCACGCCGGCGAGGGAGGAGAAGGTGTGGGTCAAGAAGAGCCCACTGTACAAGGAGCTGTATGAGGATTCTGTAAGGAAGCATGATTCGAAATTGAGTAGCTTGGAATTTGAAGTGAAGTTGGCCGAGAAGAAGATATCTTCCTTCCGCTTGGCTCATGAGGCGCTGAAAAAGAAACCCAAGGAG GACTTGGATGAACCTTTTGTCCCTCttacagatgaagaagaggaggacgTATACCTTGCTCTGCATGGTAGAAACAG TCGTGAAGTCCTTGTCATCCATGAACCTTCTAACATTGAAATAACAAGAGAGATCCTGCAGTGCTTGAGTTGTGGTGCTTGGCTAAATGATGAG GTCATAAATCTGTACCTTGAACTattgaaggagagagaaagaagggaacCAAAGAAGTTTTTGAAATGTCATTTCTTTAACACATTTTTCTTTAAGAAG CTTATTAGTGGGAGAAATGGTTATGAATTCAAGGCTGTAAAAAGGTGGACGACACAAAGGAAGATAGGGTACGGCCTTATTGAGTGTGACAAA ATTTTTGTTCCAATACACAAAGAGATACACTGGTGTTTAGCAATTATCAATGTAAAGGATAAGAAGTTTCAGTATCTTGATTCACTTGGTGGAATGGACATGACGGTGTTGAGAGTATTG GCGAGATATTTCATGGATGAAGTTAAGGACAAGAGTGGCAAAGAGTTGAGCACACAGTCTTGGAAGCAAGAAGCAGTTGATAACCTTCCTCTCCAGAAGAATGG GTGGGACTGCGGGATGTTCATGCTAAAGTATGCAGACTTTTACAGTAGAGGTTTGGACCTCTGTTTTGGACAG GAACACATGGCATATTTCAGGAAGAGGACAGCCAAGGAGATTCTGAGGCTGAGAGCTGAATGA